One region of Polyodon spathula isolate WHYD16114869_AA chromosome 25, ASM1765450v1, whole genome shotgun sequence genomic DNA includes:
- the LOC121299739 gene encoding myogenin-like, whose translation MELFETNPYFFPDQRFYEASENFFPSRLQNGYDQSGYQERPLVGLCPENRLLPGPGLEEQVSPASGLSPQEHCPGQCLPWACRICKRKTVTVDRRKAATMREKRRLKKVNEAFEALKRSTLMNPNQRLPKVEILRSAIQYIERLQTLLGSLNQQEHEQRNLHYRNASSQRMSSSSERGSSSTCCSSPEWTSSSEQCRNTFSNITNNHEDLLTEDSSEEPNLRSLSSIVDSIATEDTPVSYSGGVPT comes from the exons atggagctaTTCGAGACCAACCCCTACTTCTTTCCCGACCAGAGGTTTTACGAGGCCAGCGAGAACTTTTTCCCATCCCGGCTGCAGAACGGTTACGATCAGTCGGGTTACCAGGAGCGACCGCTTGTGGGGCTGTGCCCTGAAAACAGGCTGCTGCCTGGACCCGGGTTGGAAGAGCAGGTCTCGCCAGCGTCCGGTCTCTCCCCACAGGAGCACTGCCCCGGCCAGTGCCTGCCCTGGGCGTGCAGGATCTGCAAACGCAAGACCGTCACGGTAGACAGGAGGAAAGCGGCCACCATGAGGGAGAAAAGGAGGCTGAAGAAAGTCAACGAGGCTTTCGAAGCTCTTAAGAGAAGCACCCTGATGAACCCCAATCAGAGGCTGCCCAAGGTGGAGATCCTGCGCAGCGCCATCCAGTACATCGAGAGGCTGCAGACTCTCCTCGGCTCCCTGAACCAGCAGGAGCATGAGCAGAGGAACCTGCATTATAGGAATGCCAGTTCTCAGAGG atgtcCTCCTCTAGTGAACGTGGGTCCAGCAGTACGTGCTGCAGCAGCCCGGAATGGACCAGCAGCTCAGAACAGTGCAGAAACACCTTCAGCAACATTACCAACAACCATGAAG ATCTTTTGACCGAAGACTCATCGGAAGAGCCGAACCTCCGCTCCCTGTCTTCAATAGTGGACAGCATCGCCACCGAAGATACCCCTGTTTCATATTCGGGGGGCGTTCCCACCTAG